A genomic stretch from Poecilia reticulata strain Guanapo linkage group LG20, Guppy_female_1.0+MT, whole genome shotgun sequence includes:
- the cebp1 gene encoding CCAAT/enhancer binding protein (C/EBP) 1, whose translation MMSDSRVSSVIQEWVSSYPGQPHSQPLNPVASNQAAQSSQMSQMDMISYGQSHTGIIRGVADERVAEQMMGLPYLSYNTSCLSSNPNSGSSNHHQSHAGAQQDFSSFLLPRVPVTKRSISKDSVEYRLRRERNNVAVRKSRDKARRRILLTQQRALQLQEENQKLQMKIGQLTQELDTLKHILSQRHLQGGEDGAPQESGI comes from the exons ATGTCAGATTCCAGAGTGTCGTCTGTCATCCAGGAGTGGGTGAGTTCGTATCCAGGTCAGCCTCACAGCCAGCCCCTGAATCCCGTCGCCTCCAACCAGGCCGCACAGTCCAGTCAGATGTCTCAGATGGACATGATCTCGTACGGCCAGTCTCACACGGGGATCATCAGGGGGGTCGCTGACGAGAGAGTGGCTGAGCAGATGATGGGACTGCCCTACCTTTCCTACAACACGTCCTGCCTCAGCAGCAATCCCAACTCAGGGAGTTCAAACCACCACCAAAGCCACGCCGGCGCTCAGCAG GACTTCTCGTCCTTCCTGCTGCCCAGGGTCCCAGTGACCAAGAGGAGCATCAGCAAGGACAGCGTGGAGTACCGCCTGCGGCGCGAGAGGAACAACGTCGCGGTGAGGAAGAGCCGGGACAAAGCCCGCAGGAGGATCCTACTGACCCAGCAGAGggccctgcagctgcaggaggagaaccAGAAGCTGCAGATGAAGATAGGACAGCTCACCCAGGAGCTGGACACTCTGAAACACATCCTGTCACAGCGGCACCTGCAGGGAGGCGAAGACGGCGCGCCGCAGGAGTCTGGTATTTGA